The following coding sequences are from one Paenibacillus sp. FSL R5-0912 window:
- a CDS encoding acyl-CoA synthetase: MEQHPEDKVALKWLQENGDFEEITYGRLMAQANRLAGGLSGLGLKQGDRVLVMVPRRIIAYVIYLACLKLGLAVIPSSEMLRAKDLSYRLRHSEARAVIVWSEVTGEVNKIAEDLPSLDYRLSVGEAELGNGWVDLEGLMDGQSDSFPAVASRRDDIAILAYTSGTTGNPKAVVHTHGWGYAHLRITSSLWLDIRESDTVWATAAPGWQKWIWSPFLTVLGNGATGFVYNGPFHPDRYLQLLQDEKIGVLCCTPTEYRLMAKTEGLAQYDLSNLRCAVSAGEPLNQEVIHTFQQHFDITIRDGYGQTESTLIIAALKDEPIRVGSMGKSIAPGIVEVIDEEGHPLPAGVVGDIAVHLSMPALFQNYYKDPERKANCSHGEYFVTGDRARKDEDGYFWFEGRGDDIIISSGYTIGPFEVEEALMKHSLVKECAVVASPDEIRGSVVKAFVVLKDGHAGTPELAKELQSHVKEQTAPYKYPRKIEFITDLPKTTSGKIRRIELREQEKKAAQE; this comes from the coding sequence ATGGAGCAGCATCCTGAAGATAAGGTTGCCCTAAAATGGTTACAAGAGAACGGGGATTTCGAAGAAATCACCTATGGACGGCTTATGGCTCAGGCTAACCGTCTGGCCGGGGGGCTGTCAGGTCTCGGTCTGAAGCAAGGGGACCGTGTCCTGGTTATGGTACCACGCCGCATTATCGCCTACGTCATCTATCTGGCCTGCCTGAAGCTGGGACTTGCCGTTATTCCATCTTCTGAAATGCTGCGGGCCAAGGATCTGTCCTACCGGCTGCGCCACTCCGAAGCCCGCGCGGTCATTGTCTGGTCGGAGGTTACCGGTGAAGTGAACAAGATCGCCGAAGATCTGCCTTCACTGGACTATCGCCTGTCTGTCGGCGAAGCTGAGCTTGGCAACGGCTGGGTAGACCTGGAAGGCCTGATGGACGGACAATCCGACTCCTTCCCTGCGGTTGCCAGCCGCCGGGACGATATCGCCATCCTGGCCTATACTTCCGGCACAACCGGCAACCCGAAGGCCGTAGTCCATACCCACGGCTGGGGATATGCGCATCTGCGGATCACCTCTTCCCTCTGGCTGGATATCCGTGAATCGGATACTGTCTGGGCAACGGCCGCGCCGGGCTGGCAGAAGTGGATCTGGAGTCCATTCCTCACTGTACTCGGCAACGGGGCTACCGGCTTCGTCTATAATGGCCCTTTCCATCCGGACCGTTATCTTCAGCTGCTGCAGGATGAGAAGATCGGGGTATTGTGCTGCACACCTACAGAGTACCGTCTGATGGCCAAAACTGAAGGCCTCGCCCAGTACGATCTGTCGAATCTGCGTTGTGCGGTATCCGCCGGTGAGCCGCTGAATCAGGAAGTTATTCACACCTTCCAGCAGCACTTCGATATTACGATCCGCGACGGCTATGGACAAACTGAGAGCACCCTGATCATCGCGGCGCTGAAGGATGAGCCGATCCGTGTCGGCTCCATGGGTAAATCAATCGCTCCCGGTATTGTTGAAGTAATCGATGAGGAAGGACATCCGCTTCCTGCCGGGGTCGTAGGTGATATCGCCGTGCATCTGAGCATGCCTGCCCTGTTCCAGAATTACTACAAAGATCCGGAGCGCAAAGCAAACTGCTCGCACGGGGAGTATTTCGTAACCGGCGACCGGGCGCGCAAGGATGAGGACGGCTACTTCTGGTTCGAAGGCCGCGGGGATGATATCATCATCAGCTCTGGTTATACCATCGGGCCGTTTGAAGTAGAAGAAGCATTAATGAAGCATAGCCTGGTCAAGGAATGCGCAGTGGTAGCCAGTCCTGACGAGATCCGCGGCTCGGTCGTCAAAGCTTTTGTCGTGCTCAAGGACGGCCATGCCGGCACACCGGAGTTGGCCAAAGAGCTGCAGTCCCATGTCAAGGAACAGACTGCACCTTACAAGTACCCGCGCAAAATCGAATTCATTACGGATCTACCGAAGACAACCTCCGGCAAAATCCGCAGAATCGAGCTGCGTGAGCAGGAGAAGAAGGCTGCGCAAGAGTAG
- a CDS encoding GNAT family N-acetyltransferase, protein MSNQSPISGTTFDEIFAIMEASFPASEIRTYSGQRALLANPNYHLYTDKDAENRTLAFMAAWEFPELRFVEHIAVNPDIRGGGIGKKLMNRYISRSDKPVVLEVEPPEGEMEQRRIGFYERLGFYLNPYPYVQPPLRAGQADLPLRIMTYPRPATLKEFQRFRDILYTEVYQITVPNRR, encoded by the coding sequence ATGAGCAATCAGTCGCCAATCAGCGGAACAACCTTTGATGAGATATTCGCCATTATGGAAGCTTCTTTTCCGGCAAGTGAGATCAGAACCTATAGCGGGCAGCGGGCTTTGCTGGCGAATCCGAATTATCACCTGTATACCGACAAGGATGCAGAGAACCGGACGCTCGCTTTTATGGCCGCCTGGGAATTCCCTGAATTGCGGTTTGTTGAGCATATTGCCGTTAACCCGGATATACGGGGCGGGGGAATCGGCAAGAAGCTGATGAACCGCTATATCAGCCGTTCGGACAAGCCGGTGGTTCTAGAGGTGGAGCCGCCTGAGGGGGAAATGGAACAGCGGAGGATCGGATTCTATGAGCGGCTGGGCTTTTATCTGAATCCGTACCCTTATGTGCAGCCGCCGCTGCGCGCGGGTCAAGCTGATCTGCCGCTGCGCATCATGACCTATCCCCGGCCAGCTACTCTGAAGGAATTCCAGCGGTTTAGAGATATCCTGTACACCGAGGTGTATCAGATTACGGTCCCGAACAGACGTTAA
- a CDS encoding stalk domain-containing protein produces MKSKKMIIATMVFGMAITGSAGVYAGTNMQKISAYLNHSIGFKVNGAAYTPVDGNGKTLSPITYNDTTYLPVRALADALKVPVTFNASTNQVILGSGTATPTPDNGSAITLTAVQYSAAQKEQITKAFANFEGFETAYAPAQMISGDAFQKVVGGDDGVSFLFNKMRVNVSPRDYSYDYDGTTVKLSNGTEAKWYTPSDTAMLTFALADRFVTISSPDKTLSKAQIEKVAVSVAKLNK; encoded by the coding sequence ATGAAGAGCAAAAAAATGATCATAGCAACCATGGTATTCGGAATGGCTATTACGGGTTCAGCAGGTGTATATGCAGGAACGAATATGCAGAAGATCAGCGCGTACCTGAACCACAGCATCGGCTTCAAAGTAAACGGAGCGGCTTACACGCCGGTAGACGGCAATGGCAAAACACTGTCACCAATTACTTATAATGATACAACTTACCTTCCGGTCCGGGCGCTGGCGGATGCACTGAAGGTGCCGGTAACCTTCAATGCTTCTACTAACCAGGTTATTCTGGGCAGCGGAACGGCAACACCAACACCAGATAACGGTTCTGCTATCACTTTAACGGCAGTACAATACAGTGCAGCGCAAAAAGAACAGATCACCAAGGCGTTCGCTAACTTCGAAGGCTTCGAGACCGCTTATGCTCCGGCACAGATGATCAGCGGCGATGCGTTCCAGAAGGTTGTAGGCGGCGATGACGGCGTGAGCTTCCTGTTCAATAAAATGCGGGTGAATGTATCACCGCGTGACTATTCTTACGATTATGACGGAACTACCGTGAAGCTATCCAACGGAACTGAAGCGAAATGGTACACACCTTCAGATACAGCTATGCTGACCTTTGCGCTGGCAGACCGGTTTGTAACGATCAGCTCACCTGACAAAACACTCAGCAAAGCACAAATCGAGAAAGTAGCCGTAAGCGTTGCGAAGTTGAATAAATAA
- a CDS encoding DUF4023 family protein, producing the protein MDTHEFVEKFQENQRKALKNRNRGKGTPGARLANKQHSTNK; encoded by the coding sequence ATGGACACTCATGAATTCGTGGAGAAATTCCAGGAGAATCAGCGGAAAGCGCTGAAGAACAGAAACCGGGGCAAAGGAACACCGGGCGCACGCCTTGCGAACAAACAGCACAGCACCAATAAATAG